AATTGAGGTCTGCATCTTAATGCAAATATTTTACACACAACATGCTGGCCGAGGACCATAATTTACATCCGCCAGTAACGCTATACATACCgtatttcggggggggggggggcagttacACTGATAATGCCtcaaaatatagaaatatagcTAATACTTCAACTGTGCATATAGTCTCATCCAACTAAGTAAAACTCATCTGTGAGACCAGATGGCAGTCTGTCCTTCCTATTCCATACCTCCAAAGAGTCAACTATCACTTTACCCATCACTATGACCAAAACGAAATGAATGCTTCCTACATAAGGAATTTCTATAATGCCATGTAATCAGAATCCATCCACACAGTTGGGAATTTTTCACTAACACAGGCTGAATATAAGTAACTTTTGTCTGTTTTCTGATTGTTATGGCTGTGACTACCACTACAACCTCTAGCACCACAGTATGGGCTGACACCATAAATGTCAActggtaaaactttttttttttttttttttttggttgtattTGTCTGAACTTTCTCTGTATGTACTTTTATTTTAGGCTTGTGTTATGTATCATCTGAAGGACCTACAAAACTATTTTTTCGTTATTTTCTGCATTGAACAGTCCTCTAATTTGACGAGTGCTTTGGAACCAGTAAGTCAAATTGAAACAGTGTTTTAATATATAGAAAAAATTACTTGTTGGCTTGGTGAACACAGCTCATTCCCTGAGGCATACTTATTTCACCTGAAAGTCACACTCTTTGCAGACCAAGTCATCTGTTTAGAATTTGAGTATGGTAATGCTTAAGGAAGTGATCCTAAAGCAAGACATTTAGGATCAAAATATCTATTTAATGTAGTAATGTAATAGTccccatttaattttttttttttttttttttattatagcatATTGGaaaaacttaacttttttttttttttattgcgtgtTTCCTTCCCATTTAACACTTTATTTGAGAAGCTCAGTGCATGCAATACGCAAACATGACATCGTCGGGAaatagaggctgcggtcactgtcgcAGCCTCTGTCCCCATCGTGAAAGTGTCATCAGTGACATGCATTTCCGAGGATGGGCTCGTCTCCGCTGGCATGCATCGGTTGTCAATTATGAGATGCTCAGTATGAGCTCTTCTTATTGTGCAACATTTTCAGTGCACAATGATCATATGCTCCCTTTCTGGCTCTAATTAGAAGTTACAAGCCGAAAAGAGCGCATTATCAGTGCATATTGCAAGGAGAGAACGCAGCGAGCAAAAGTCAGTCCCGCACCCCAATACCTGCACTTAGCATCATATTTGCTGCATCTGTGTTGTAGCATTGACACTATACAAAAATACCTTTTTGACTTTAGAAAAAGTCGATGCCAGGCAGCCACACAATAAGCACTAAACCACAAATCAAGAATTTCGGTCTCTGATCTTACTGCAGTTGGCCTTTAACAGAACTATGAGTAACTGTATTTACGAAAAGAAATAAACTGCCTTTGGGAGAAGACTAGGGACCCTGCAATGACTTGTTTCCACCGCCAGAGACTGTCATGGGGGCAAACCGCATCTGACTAGACTTGTCTGAATCATCAGTGACCACTATTGTATGTAACAAAGGGACAGCTGACCCACAGTGGCAGATAAAGCAAAATCAGAATTATCTAAAGATGTGTTAGTAGACATTTGAGGACACCAAATATAAAACCTCAGTATTACTGTTACTCTATGAAGGGCcccaaatcaataaaaaaaaaaaaaaaaaaaaaaaagttgtagcaTGATTATTTCACTGCTGACATCTTCTCACTGCAAGTGTTGAGTATGATCAGCCTGACATTCTGCAGCTGATGCCAGGCCACCAAGCTGTTCTCGCCACTGGAAGAGGCCACTGCTGCAGCGAGAACAGTTTAGTAGCCTGGAACTAGTAGTACAATGCCAGGCTGCCAACCTGTGCTCTGCACCACTGCCAGGACCACCTGTCGCAGCTGTACTACAATGCATGACTAGTGATGGAGGGAGATTATAGTTCAGATCGCAGCtttgggctataataaaatggcacctGACGCCTCCTCCCCCTTTTAGGCGGGAACTGGGCATGTCCAGATCACATCtgtggcagtcactgtgtacgagaTGTAGTCACACTTGCCTGTCTCCTATGGCATGCGGGTCCCGTATTTGCTGTGTAAGCATTCGATCTAAGCAGCATCTTAAAACAACTTTTTAATAAGTACCGTAGTATAAAATGGAGATATTCCCAAGGGAAATAAACATACAAAAAAGTACATATACCAATACTACAAGTGGATAAagaatctatatacagtgggtacggaaagtattcagaccccttttaaatttttcactgtttcattgcagccatcttggtaaattcaaaatgctgtgttttttttttttttttttcctctcaatgTACAATCTGCAACTCATCttgactcaaaaaaaaaaaatgtaatttttgcaaatttattaaagaaaatctgaaatatcacatggtcaaacgtattcagaccctttgctcagtattgagtagaagcacccttttgagctagttcaaccatgagtcttcttgggaatgatgcaacaagtcttTCACACCTGGATTGGGTATAccctgccattcttctttgcagatcctctccagtcccatcaggttggatggtgaacattggtggacagccattttcaggtctctccagagatgctcaactgggtttaggtcagggctctggctgggccagtcaagaatggtcagggttgtcctgaagccgctcctttgttattttagctgtgtgcttagggtcattgtcttgttggaaggtgaaccttcggccaagtccaaggtccagagcactctggaagaccttttcatccaggatatctctgtacttggccgcattcatgtttccttcaatagcaaccagtcatcctgtccctgcagctgaaaaatacctccatagcatgatgccgacaccacgtttcactgttgggactgtattgggcaggtgatgagcagtgcctcgtttttctccacacattccgtttaaattatcaccaaaaaggtctatcttcgtagcatcagaccagagaatcttatttctcatagtctgggagacaTTCATGTGTTTTGAATCaaattctatgcaggctttcatatgcttgaaatgagaggcttccgtcgggccactctgccataaaggcccgactggtggagggctgcagtgattgttgactttgtggaattttctcccatctccctactgcatctctggagctcaactacagtgatcttggggttcttctttacctctctcaccaaggctcttctcccgcgattgctcagtttggctggatggccaggtctaggaagacttctggtggtcccaaacgtcttccatttgaggattatggaggccactgtgctcttaggaaccttgagtactgcataaattctgttgtaaccttggccagatctgtgccttgccacaattgtctgagctccttggccagttcctttgacctcattattCTCATTTCGTCTGatgtgcactgtgaggtcttatacagacaggtgtatgcctttccaaatcaagtcttgtCAGTTTTAATACAGCTGggctccaatgaaggaatagaaccatctcaaggaggatcacaagaaatgGACAGCATCTGACTTAAATGtgtctgaaatatcacatggtcataagtatctgGACCCTATGCTCACTTTTTTCAAATGAActtttgaatgtaccaaatggcttcaatgaaactgtgataaatttaaatgggtctgaatactttccgtaaccaCTGTAGGTAATGAACATATTGTACATAAAAAGATGGTTTACATCCTCGTGTCAAAAATGGGTAAGATCTAAAAGTCCATGGTGTCCCACAAGCAGCTGAAGTCAGGTGCAGCCCTTATCTACCCTGTCATGCCCCATGCACATGCTCCCATCCGAACAAGGGCCCTAGTGTAGTTCTGACTATATTGTCCCAAAATAAAGTTCCCTCGAATGTGTATTGAGCTATCAGGGGAGTGTACATGCGGGGCAGGATAAACAAGGCATGTATTGCCCAAAATATACAGAGCAGAGACACATCAGTGTATATAGGACGAAAGGTAATACATGGGGATGTATCTTAAGAGTTCCCCTACACCCCATGTGGAAAATGAGTTGAAAAGCATTTTGTGCATGACTCTTCACACTTGGAAATAAAAACTGCAACTCCATTGGCTGCAGAAAGAATAAAAATGAAGGGCACTGTTAAGATGAAAatgttgttaaagggacactgtcacctgaatttggagggaacaatcttcagccatggaggcggggtttttgggtgtttgattcaccctttccttacccgctggctgcaatattggattgaagttcattctctgtcctccatagtacacgcctgcgcaaggcaatcttgctttgtgcaggcatgtactacggaggacagagaatgaacttcaatccaatattgcagccggcgggtaaggaaagggtgaatcaaacacccaaaaaccccgcctccatggctgaagattgttccctccaaattcaggtgacaagtgtccctttaaaataaatGCTAGAAAAATAAAGGTACGAGGTTTTTTCTTTTATGCGTTAATCTTTAACTTCTCTTCTCTTGTGATTTACTCGTTCCAGTGCCTTGCAGCATATCAGCCAGACCTGTCGACCAAAACTGTTATGGACTGTGTGAATGGCGACCTAGGGAACAAAATTATGCATGAAAATGCCATAAAAACAGATTCACTAAAACCACCACATGCGTATGTGCCATGGGTGGTTATTAATGGGGTAAGTTGTACGTCTGTGGTGATGTAGATGAGCTGTGTTACACAGCAACTTAACAGTTAGTAGCACGTATGGATTTAAAGCTGCAAAATCTTATCTTCTGTTTCCTATCCTCAGTTCAGTATTCTTGATCCAGATGGCTAGGAATGTTGCCTGatgccctaaaaaaaaaaaaaaaaagaaaaaagaaaaagccaGTTTGCATTCTTACTGTTCATTAAAAGTCCTCTCCGTTATTAAGGATAATGGGCTTTTGATTTTCTAGTTTACAACTTTGCCTACATTGCCACCCATGTCGGCAGTTTTCTTGGACAAGAAGGAAGCACTTGCAAGCTTTACTGCTTGCAAACGCTGCTCTGAGTGGCTAAATCTGGGTAGCCTTTGCCCCCCCTGCATTCTGCACCACAATATGGTTAGAGGAAACTTTGCTTCCGCAGAATCAGTGTTAAGTTTGGGCTAGTCACTTGGCTATGCTGCTGGTTTTAAACTGGCAGTCTTCAATTattcctggggtgaagaaatccatctggtGGTTCTTGTGTTGGAAGCCTTCAGCTAATATGCCTGTGCTCTGGGGCCGGACTGTAGGCagggtcttatcttcctgctcaaagacaaagaaaccaaggaaagacatgTCCACAGGCCGCCTCATCATAGAAACAGACGGCTTGTGCTTTGGTGCAACCTGGCGGCAGGTCTTTCAAAGCAGTCTACAtgtgcatgcaggtcatagaaagttaaaataccttgatatctgcaatcaggGGAAACCTTATCTGTGAATGAGCCGTTTAGATATAtgtgtgtgagacatgtagatcaggagagcaagaATGTCATTACATGTTTCGCACTGGTAATAAACACCCATACACTTAAAAGTacccctggaggcagattctcagatcTGTGTCCAGCCTATAGATCTTAAAAGCTCGTTTACATTTTAAgaaaaaaagtggatttctctggagTAAGACATCAAATCGCAGATGCCAAGGTGTCAGTTTCTTCAActtggtgtggtgtgtgtgtgggatCTGGAGTGGGCCAGTGCTGCAGGCACAGGGCTGGGAGCAGGGGTGTCCCAGCAGTGTGAGGTAGGAGCCACTGATCTCCAGgaggtgggcttcaggaaaatggtgcaGATTTAAATCTAATCTTGATGGCTATCATGAAGGCTTTGAATGGGCTCCAAAGTGCCAAGGGCTATTGACCAGTGGCCCAGCACATTTTGGCTTTTCCCACAATGACCACATTGCTGCATGAAGTCTTCATTTAAAGTTCTTCTTACCCCAATGTTTGTTTCCTAATTCTTCAGCCTCTATAAGACTTCCTCGCGTTATACAACATAGATTTGACAGTTCCTCATAATACAAATCTAATTGGAAGAAACATTTTAAAATGTGTGCATCAGCGCTCCAATAAAGTTATTAAATCTGCATATGGGCACACTTTTTGCCTACATGTGCAAATAAaccatattataaaaaaaaaaaaaccttgtatgCTAAAAATAACTGTTTGTCAGAAGCCTGTCTGATGTGGTGTGCTATCCTGGGTTTCACCCGTAGGTATGGTGACATGGTGATTGAGCTGTCCTGGATCCGTGCTAGTGCCGCCCGGTCACGTCTGTTAGCATTAATCTGCAAAAATCTACCATCTTGTGCCTGTGTGACATCACTAAAGCCAGACTTTCCTTCCCAAAGGGAGAGAGTCTGACTGTTCATCCAACACATTTCTGAAGCTTTGATCTGATGAAACAGGTCGAAACCGCAAACGTATTGGATGAACATTTGGACTTTCTCTCGCTTTAGGGAAGGAAAATATCCAGCTTTAGTGATGTCGCACAGGATGGCAGATTTTTGCAGACCAGTGTGAGAACATACGTGACCGGCTGGTACATGGTCTGCGGAGGATCAAGCACGGATCCAGGACAAGTAACTTGCCACTTCCGGGTGGATCTAGGACAGCCGAATCATCCCGTTCCTTAGGGTAAATTATCGTATGGCACGCCACATCAGACCTATAGAAGCACAGGTGGGCTTCTGACACACACCAGTTATATTTGGCGTATATATGAGACTAACCTAATTGTCTTCCAATGTTTTTTATATAACTTGAAATGTTTCATGTTCTTTGTTTCAGAAACACAACGATACACTACAGGATACAGCCATAAGTGCACTGTTCAACCTTGTCTGTGACATGTACACTGTGAGTATTATGCTTATCACAATTCATCCTGTGCATGTGATGTACGACCCTTCTACAGTAGAACACAGCATCACCATTTTATATCACGTTAAGGTAAACCTGACTTATTTCCCGATCCACCATTGGcacgtatcaggcactggctgtgtgATCTTGGCTCTGTTTCTAAGAAAAGTTTATTTTTAAAAGCCCCATGGAGGAGTAAATGGCCGGgttggtccctggtggcttctccctgccTTCTGCCAATCACTGACAGATCTCTCCCTGAGCTCACATGCAGGGAGAGACCAGTCAATCCAGTGCAGAGGCCAGAGAGAAGCCATCAGCGACCTATCTGTCCAACTAGTCTTATCATGCAGCTTGGTCCCTCAGCGGCTTATAAAgtgtttgactctgaaacgctgcGGCTCTAGATTTGAAGAACTAACAGTAAAAACAATTTGAGTTTGTCAAACTAAACACACCAGGATTCTGGtgtaatttgcataaaaaattatAAATGCAAATATAATGCATGTTGTGAGCCCATGTGTCgggggttcattttttttttttttttttttttttttgtatatacatgcacacactTGTCTAGCTAGGGAGTGGGGATTGTCAGGAAAGGGGTGTGGCTTAATATGCCATGCGCACAAAGCCAACTAATGGCTGGTATACTTGGGCTAGAGTCTTTAAAATTAGACACCTTTTTAAGCTGGCGTCACACTAGTTTTACGGACTTATGAGAGGTcataaactacgcattgcacacggaccaatgattctctatggggcagcgcctatccgccgtatatttctcagttgtattttatgtgcgtagaaaattgcagcatgctgcgtttgtcagcatattgtacaaaaaatccaccaatgaaaatctatgggggcgagaaatacggattacacacggaccacacgtgtgacttgcgagaaatacgtaccggtgttctatagaaaagttggcaattcagcgcggtgtacagtaaaatcacactgacaggttagaatagaataaatgtctacacatagaataggtgtgtgtgtatcatatcccttttattttttttttacatattcctcagtaataatgttagtagagagtgtgtgtgtgtgtgtgtgcaaaatttgggggctctagctgttaaaataaagggttaaatcatggaaaaaactggcatgggctcctgcgcaattttctctgccagagtggagaGGGAGCCTAGaaaaggaccatggttattgggtgggccccctggctaaaaatatctgcccccagaaaaggctgtaacatgcgcctattctggcacttggcctctcttccAACTCCCGAATAGCGGTGGAATatagggtaataaagggttaatgtcaccttgctaatgtagggtgacattaagcctggttaataatggagatgccaataagacacctatccattattaatccaatagtagtaaagggttaactcGCTCACTCACActtagaataaaatattttaataaaacgaatacacacatggggttgtaaaatctttattgtatgcttaatCCACCGGAAGACCCTtttttctgtaaaagaaaaaagcaacaatatcccatacctttccagcATGCAGTCATGTCCAACGCtgtaaaatttaaccccttcagatgaatttacaaccaggagcctgctaatgcagctgttgctcctggttgtaaaaactggggaatgaatggactgcaggggaacgtagcatcgtagacttgtggtgctgcaccccctgctggcataaactcgtatgtactctagcgtgggaattttttttaatatgttCTCACCAtgttctatataattgtctaagggtcacttctgtctgtatgtccttctgtctgtcacggatattcattggtcacggtctctgtctgtcatggaaatccaagtcgctgattggtcacggcaaaacagccacgaccaatcagcaacgggcacagtcaagaagaaaatggctgctccttactccccacagtagtGCCTggcgtcagcgctcacacagggttaatggcagcgttgaccgcggtgtaacgcactcggttaacgctgctattaaccccgtgtgaccaactttttactattcatgctgtctatgcagcatgaatagtaaaaatatctaatgttaaaaagttacgtactcaccatccggagcccccggatcgaagcggccggttaccgatgctcctcgtgacgccccggtgaccactccattttttttatatatttttttttttttaacagggatatggtgcacactacgtgactggccaatatactacgtgactgggcagtatactatgtggttctgggcaatatactatgtggctgggcaatatactatgtggacatgcatattctagaatacccgatgcgttagaatcgggccaccatctagtagagttcatgagtttatgccagcagggggcgcagcactgcaagtcCACGATaccacattcccctgcattccagtcATTCCCCAGTTCTTACAACCAGGagaaacagctgcattagcaggctcctggttgtaaaattatttaaccccttcagatggatttacagcgtgggatatgACTGcacgccggaaaggtatgggatattgttgcttttttttcttttacagaacaagggtcttcaggtggattaagcatacaataaagattttaaaaccccatgtCATTAATATACTTTATTCTTAGTGTGTGTGttgaccctttactactattggattaattatggataggtgtcttattgacatctctccgttattaaccaggcttatgtcaccttacattagcaaggtgacattaacccttcaataccccatatcccaccactacaggggattgggaagagagaggctaagtgccagaataagcgcatcttactgatgcgccttttctggggtgaatgggggcagatgtttttagccagagggggggcaataaccatggtccctctctaggctattaacatctgccctcagtcactggctttcccattctgggagagaaaattgcgcgggagcccacgccagttttttccgtgatttaaccctttattttaacagctagagcgacCAAATTTTGCACTCTCTACTaacattagtgaggaatatgttaaaaaaaaaaaggatatgaaatggtttactgtatgtaaaccatggctcatatcctgtcgggtttgataaggagatggcgtatgtatgttttcacgaatatttgagcccatggatccattatgtccattttgcaaggttgcaaGAAAAACGCAGTACGGtttacatatggaggatgacatgcgtaaaatacgcagccacaccctgcctacggatgacatacggatcactgtttagggaacatttctgcgtatttcgcctgtaaaaacggaccgtatttccctacgctgagtgtgacccccgACCTTGCTCTGGCTGCTGTTAACCTCTAAAATACCGCATATAATTTGAcagcagtattaaccccttcacgacatacgcTGCATTTATGGCACTGCAGGAGCTGCATTCCCACAaacttcagtgtgtgtgtgtgtgtgtatatatataatataatttttttatttttttttcatgatcAAATGCCGGTGTCGGTTCTGTGAGAGCTGTAACCCTGTGGCAACGCCCATGATCGATGCATCAATAACGGGCATTTTACCCCTCTGATCCTGCTGTTAAGTGACAGCAACACTGATGGGCATTGAAGAGGGAGCTCCTAATTGGTACATATCTGCCAATTGTGGCTATCTTTTAGTCCGGTATTACCATGGAGAACAGTGTCACCCAGGGATGGTGGCCTGTGAGCTCTTGCTCAGAGCCTCCCTGCCTGCGATGCACTGTTCTAATGCTCTGTGGTGCAAAAGCATTGCATAGTATTAGATCAGCAATCAGGACCGAGAAAGTTGATGTCTCATTCTGGGACAGTGTAAAGTTATTCAAAATATTTAGCATAACACAAACAAATTAGTAGTAATTAAATAACCTTATTTATCTAAAAACAAAAGTACATGTTTGGAATCGCCTTGTCCAATACAACCTGCCCTACTAAactctcccactagttaaccccctcagtgaacaccataaaggcaaaaaaaaaaactacgTCCTCATACTACCGAACAAAAAAAACTATCAAAGATcaatggaaataaaaatggtatctctgaaagtcatcttgtctcgcaataaGCAAGCCACCAGACAGCTCCTTCAGTCGAAAAGTTCTGGCTCttagaatgaagcgatgcaaacaATAACTCCTATAAAATagatgtgtaaaagcaccaaaacataacactaattattattataatatatatatatatatatatatatatatatatatatatatatatatattttttatttttttttttttttttatcgctgcatccgtaatgacctgaagaataaagcttcctAAATCAATGTTATCACGCAGAAACGCAAAATCCTGAATTGcttggttttgttcattctgcctcccacaaatcggaatggggggggggggggaattgaatgTACATGAATGTggtgccaataaaaatgtcaacttgtcctgctaaaaacagcataaaaaatgaataaaactattttttcagttcaccacctgactgcaccactggaggacgtccttcttaccctcagtgggacaggaacaccaAGTGGTTAAAAGGACCCTGCCCTTaccacccaccagtgtttttcctgtcccacagtGGATAGGAACGGCAATCAGGTCCTCCGATGGTGGTGATCGGGGGGGGGGTCCAGCCTTTCCTTTCCCCATCGCAAGATATCTGCGGCTGATACCTGTGCTGGGGAGTCCCTGAGCCTCCCCAGTATCCTGAGGTCCGCTTCTTCCACGCCAGGGGCTCTTGGTCCCGGTGCCAGCTGCTGGGTGTGTAGCGGCGCTTTCTGGAATTATCTCCAGGCCGCGTCACTTCCAGCCGTGACAACCGCATCCCTTACGGTTGACGGGGCACTCGGCGTCTGCCGGCGGGCAGATTCCAGCGGTAGCACCGGCCTCAGAGGCGCTTTCAGCATGGTCGCACCGTGTGGATGAGGTGAGggcggcaggatcaaccaggtaacgaAACGAATAAAAGGGGTAATAGGGCTGCATATGCCACCGGCCATCCTGATAGGGAGCACCCGGTTAGTATACCTTCCTAATGGAAGATACAGGCAGACCTGAGAGCCCAGAACCGACACAGGGGCACGTGAGTAGCTACTCTAAGCCATACCACAATGCTACTTCCTGATTCCCTATTTACTCAGAGGTAATACTGGATATCTGTTATAGGGAGAGCCTCCCACCCCTGCATCTGAAAAGAAAGACTGggaagagtaagggtatgtgcacacatcaggatctcttgcagaaattttcctgacaaaaaccggacatttctgccagaaatccgcatgcgtttttaccgcgattttgacgcgtttttggtgtttttgtgcgttttttcccaaatgcataaaattgcgggaaaaacgcagaaaatccgcaaaaataatgaacatgctaatttttttactgcgatgcgttttttttcgcgggaaaaaaacgcatccatgtgcacaaaacatgcagaatgcattctaaatgatagaatgcataatgtatgcg
This region of Ranitomeya imitator isolate aRanImi1 chromosome 1, aRanImi1.pri, whole genome shotgun sequence genomic DNA includes:
- the IFI30 gene encoding gamma-interferon-inducible lysosomal thiol reductase isoform X2, whose product is MRAAVLLVTVCLAGAYAQLVCDHPPRDWCSTWEIAKACKVEQQCMEYLSHNQNNKNEPAVQEKNVSGKWEFTCQHGPDECYVNTIEACVMYHLKDLQNYFFVIFCIEQSSNLTSALEPCLAAYQPDLSTKTVMDCVNGDLGNKIMHENAIKTDSLKPPHAYVPWVVINGKHNDTLQDTAISALFNLVCDMYTGVKPEACGKEEVTPLRKDAVCFN